One Solanum lycopersicum chromosome 2, SLM_r2.1 genomic region harbors:
- the LOC104645585 gene encoding uncharacterized protein, protein MQPQGEVTNAEFREAIRMLSKAVTNQVRKQRGDGQDMADTLRIWDFLRMKTTSFTSLTTTEDPENFVEELKKELKKAKVQEFLTLTQDSLSVYEYALKFTQLSHYAPEIVKNMRNKMSLFVGVLGRASSKEGSAVCYKCGLTGNLMREWPKSNQAGGNGCNRDQSSSAAPSNMVAPKGVNFGDDGGTKHLYALNNFKE, encoded by the exons ATGCAACCTCAAGGGGAAGTCACTAATGCTGAATTTCGTGAGGCTATTCGAATGCTAAGCAAAGCGGTGACTAACCAAGTCAGGAAACAACGGGGAGATGGACAAGATATGGCTGACACTTTGAGAATTTGGGATTTCTTGAGGATGAAGACCACAAGTTTCACTAGTTTGACTACTACTGAGGATCCGGAGAACTTTgtggaagagttgaagaag GAACTGAAGAAAGCAAAGGTACAGGAGTTCCTTACTCTGACACAAGACTCATTGTCAGTTTATGAATATGCTTTAAAGTTCACCCAACTGTCTCACTATGCTCCTGAGATTGTTAAGAATATGAGAAACAAAATGAGCTTGTTTGTTGGTGTCTTAGGCCGTGCATCAAGCAAAGAAG GCTCCGCGGTTTGTTACAAGTGCGGCCTGACCGGGAATTTAATGAGAGAGTGGCCAAAAAGCAATCAAGCTGGTGGTAATGGGTGCAATAGAGATCAGTCTTCATCAGCTGCTCCATCAAACATGGTTGCACCTAAGGGAGTTAATTTTGGTGATGACGGAGGAACAAAGCATTTGTATGCTCTCAATAATTTCAAAGAATAA
- the LOC109119455 gene encoding uncharacterized protein: MEKVNVIQEMLKTAQSRHKSYTNVKRRISNRVENVAYELELPQKLATVHPIFHVSMLKKCLGDPSLIVPTDNFGITYEGIPVQILDRQVRKLITTEVASVKVLSRNKFVEDETWEAEEDMKKRYLHVLEYGVIADQGT; this comes from the exons atggagaaggtgaatGTGATTCAAGAAATGTTGAAAACGGCACAGAGTCGCCACAAGTCCTACACAAATGTTAAGAGAAG AATCTCCAACAGAGTTGAAAATGTAGCATATGAGTTGGAGTTACCCCAAAAGTTAGCAACGGTTCATCCGAttttccatgtgtctatgttgaagaaatgCTTAGGTGATCCTTCATTAATTGTACCAACTGATAATTTTGGGATTACCTATGAGGGTATTCCGGTTCAAATTTTGGATCgtcaagttcgcaagttgataACAACAGAAGTTGCATCAGTCAAAGTCCTTTCGAGAAATAAATTTGTTGAAGATGAAACTTGGGAAGctgaggaggatatgaagaagagatatctaCATGTCCTTGAATACGGAGTGATTGCAGATCAAGGTACTTAA